GACATTCCCAACATGGCATGTTTGGAAATTGCATATGTACCTCCATTGGTATAAGCCATAAAGCTTGCCACTGATGCAATATTGAAGACATGACCTTTCTTTCTTTCCATCATTTCCTTGACAAAACCTTTCGTAATGTAATAAGCACTGAAAAGGTTCGTATGCATCATCAGCTCAAAAGTACTGTCTTCTTCTTCATGAATGGAACCGGGAATAAAAACACCCGTATTGTTAACCAATACGTCAACCGGTTGTCCAATACGATGCACAAACTCTATAAACTTTTTTGCATCTTCCTTTACAGACAGGTCTGAGGATTGTACATATACTTCAACGCCATAAGTTTCCTCCACCTCTTTCTTCAGTGCCATCAAGGTATCAAGTGAACGGGAGCATACCGCTATATTATGTCCTTCTTTGGCAAATCTGTGAACGATGGCTTTACCAATACCTTTTGAACCTCCGGTTACGACAATCATAATAAAAATATTCTATGTTAATTTTATCCGTGAAACTTCAGTGTTTGAAAACTCTACTATCTTTGTGAGAGTTGCGTTATAGGAAAGATACAAAACTGCATGCATTTCATGCAGTTGTTTGAACAAAGGTAAAATAAAAACAATCCAATTTGAATGAAAACCTTAGGGAGATATATGCTCTTTATGGGAAAGCTGTTTGTCAACAGGGAACCCATCAAAGTTTATTGGCAAAGATTTGTGGATGAATGTATCCAAGTCGGAAACAACTCTATTTTTATCGTATCTATTATCTCGTTATTCGTAGGTGCGGTGATCGTGGTTCAGATGCTTAACGCACTCGACAACCCACTGATTCCTATCACAATCGTTGGTTTTGCAGAAAGGGAAATGGTCGTACTGGAGTTTGCTCCAACCGTTACTGCCATTATTTTGGCAGGTAAAGTAGGCTCCAACATTGCCAGTGAATTAGGTACCATGCGCATCTCAGAACAGATTGATGCCTTGGAGGTAATGGGTATCAATTCAGCTTCGTACTTGGTGCTACCTAAGATTATTGCAGGTATTGTAATGTTCCCTCCTCTTGTCATTCTTTCAGCATCTTTAAGTGTTGCTGGTGGTTACATTCTGATCATCCTGACCAAGCTGATGACACTGGAAGACTACATTAATGGTCTCAGAATGCAATTTGACCCTTTCACAGTTCCTTTTGCCCTGATTAAGGCATTTGTATTCGGGTTTATTGTTACTTCGGTTTCTGCATTTGAAGGATACCATACCAAAGGCGGTGCATTGGAAGTAGGACAATCTTCAACCAAAGCCTTCAACAATAGCAGCATCCTGATTCTGTTTGCTGACTTGTTGCTTGCCAACCTACTTCTCTAACTAACCAGATTATCGAGCTATGATTGAGATCAAAAACATAAAGAAATCATTCAACGGGAAAGAAATTCTGAAAGGTATCAATGCAACCTTTGAACAAGGTAGAACCAACATGATTATCGGTGCCAGTGGTACAGGTAAAAGTGTGTTGCTAAAATGCATTGTTGGACTAATAGAACCTGATGAAGGAGCCGTTGAATTCAATGGCAGAAATTTCTACAAATCCGATCGGGAAACCAAGAAGCAAATACGCCGTGAGATTGGGATGCTTTTCCAAGGTGGAGCCTTGTTTGACTCCAAAACGGTAGCTGAGAATGTCCGCTTTCCGCTAGACATGCTGACTACAATGCCCTTGGATGAAAAGTTGGACAGAGTAAATACCTGCCTGAAACGTGTTGGCCTTGACCATGCAATGGAAAGAATGCCATCCGAGATCAGTGGTGGTATGCAGAAACGTGTCGGCATTGCCCGTGCTATTGTGATGAACTCACAATACCTTTTCTGTGATGAACCAAACTCAGGACTCGACCCCAACACTTCCCTGATGATTGATAACCTGATCCATGAGATCACGCACGAATATAACCTGACAACCATTGTCGTATCACACGATATGAACTCTGTAATGGAAATTGGTGAATATATCATGTTTATGCATGAAGGGCATAAGCTATGGGAAGGAAACAATGACAATATCCTGGATGCAGATTGTCCAGAACTTCAGAAGTTCCTGTTCTCCAATAAATTGGTTAGAAAATTCAAGGAAGAGCACTAATCAATTCTCAGCTAACATTTAGCACTAAACCCCTTGTTCTAATCTGTAGAACAAGGGGTTTTTTAATGTTAACACCCCTGCCGCAGGAATATCAAAAACAATGATTTTGTTAATAATGGAAGAAAACACATAAAATTTACCCGTTTATTTAGATCATTTTTAAATAAAAAATTGTACGTTTGGGACATGATTTATTTAGATTAAGTCTAATCAAGGAACACACACTAGCTTATTATCTCTAATACTCATGGACGTTACAAGAAACTTTTGCAACACAACTAGCCAACAACTTCTGGAGATGCTTAATATGGACACGGCTTTTGATACTGCCGAATGTTCTTGTGAAGGAAAAAAGAAGTGCTGTAAGAAATACAAAAAGAAAGGCAAACACTGTAAGAG
This portion of the Limibacter armeniacum genome encodes:
- a CDS encoding SDR family oxidoreductase; translated protein: MIVVTGGSKGIGKAIVHRFAKEGHNIAVCSRSLDTLMALKKEVEETYGVEVYVQSSDLSVKEDAKKFIEFVHRIGQPVDVLVNNTGVFIPGSIHEEEDSTFELMMHTNLFSAYYITKGFVKEMMERKKGHVFNIASVASFMAYTNGGTYAISKHAMLGMSRCLREEMKPYDVKVTTVMPGATRTASWDGVDLPEERFSKSEDIADIVFASYILSERSVVEDIVIRPQLGDI
- a CDS encoding MlaE family ABC transporter permease, with translation MKTLGRYMLFMGKLFVNREPIKVYWQRFVDECIQVGNNSIFIVSIISLFVGAVIVVQMLNALDNPLIPITIVGFAEREMVVLEFAPTVTAIILAGKVGSNIASELGTMRISEQIDALEVMGINSASYLVLPKIIAGIVMFPPLVILSASLSVAGGYILIILTKLMTLEDYINGLRMQFDPFTVPFALIKAFVFGFIVTSVSAFEGYHTKGGALEVGQSSTKAFNNSSILILFADLLLANLLL
- a CDS encoding ABC transporter ATP-binding protein encodes the protein MIEIKNIKKSFNGKEILKGINATFEQGRTNMIIGASGTGKSVLLKCIVGLIEPDEGAVEFNGRNFYKSDRETKKQIRREIGMLFQGGALFDSKTVAENVRFPLDMLTTMPLDEKLDRVNTCLKRVGLDHAMERMPSEISGGMQKRVGIARAIVMNSQYLFCDEPNSGLDPNTSLMIDNLIHEITHEYNLTTIVVSHDMNSVMEIGEYIMFMHEGHKLWEGNNDNILDADCPELQKFLFSNKLVRKFKEEH